The Bradyrhizobium oligotrophicum S58 genome contains the following window.
ATCCTGAGCCATTCGCCGGCCGGCAAGGTGCCGGTTCTGATCGACGGCGCGATCACGGTGTGGGACTCGCTCGCGATCATCGAATATCTCGCCGAGCGCTTCCCCGAGGCCGGGCTCTGGCCCGCTGATGCCGCTGCGCGCGCGCAAGCGCGGTCCGTCTCCGCCGAGATGCATTCCGGTTTCCAGGCCTTGCGCAACGAGTGCCCGATGAACCTGCATCGGCCGCTGCGGCCGGTGGAGTTGTCCGCGGATGCCAAGGCGAACATCGCCCGGGTCGAGGAGATCTGGCGCGATTGCCGGGCGCGCTACGGCGCCGGCGGTCCGTTCCTGTTCGGCCGCTTCGGTGGCGCGGACGCGATGTTCGCGCCCGTCGTGACGCGCCTCCACACCTTCGCGGTTCCGGTTGCGGCCGACACTCGGGCCTACATGGACACGATGATGGCGATGCCGGCCTTCGCGGAATGGGTGAAGGACGGCCTCGCGGAGACCTGGACCATCGACCGGGTCGAGAAGGTCTGATCAGGCGAGTTGGTAGAGGCGCGCGTCGACCTTGACGCCGCCTCGGGGGCGCGGTCCTCTGGCTGACTGAACGTCAGTCATAACGTCAGTCATGGAGCGAGCGACGATGGGCCTGTTCGATACTCTGCGCAACTCACCGGCGCTTCAGGGCGCCCTGGGGCAGCTCGAAGCTGCCGTACTGCCGGCGGTGCTCAGCGAGGTGCTCGGTCAGGGCGGGCAGGGCGGCCTGGGTGCCATCGTGGCGAAGCTGGAGCAGGCCGGCTTTGGTGCGCAGGTCAAATCCTGGCTCGGCAACGGCCAGAACCTGCCGATCTCGGCCGAACAGCTGCAGGAGGTGCTCGGGAGCGATGTCGTCAAGCAGCTCGCCGCGCGCTTCAACGTGCCGGTGGATCAGCTTTCGAAAATACTCGCCGAACAGCTGCCGCTGGCGGTGGATCACGCGAGCCCGGACGGCAAGCTGCCGCATTCCGCCTGAGGCAGCCGGCGCCGACGCTGCAGGGCCGCAATGTCCGTCTACGGTATCCCGCTGATACGGTTGCAGAATTGAGGATGTCCTATCTCGTGAGGCCGCTGGTCAGCGCCCGCGGCGGCGTGCTATAGGTGTGATATTAATAATGTCACGCCGGCCCGGGCAGCGGGACAAGAAGGCTCTTGCCGGCATGCGAGCAGGAGAGGGCGTTGAAACACAAGTTCAGCATTGGGACGACGGTCTATTTTACCGCGAGCAACGTTTCGCGACCGGCAGCCAGCGGCACCTATGAGGTCATCCGCCAGCTGCCGACGGACGGGGACGACTGCCAGTATCGCATCAAGAGCTCCACGGAAGCCTTTGAGCGGGTTGCCAGAGAGAGCCAATTGGCCTTGTCTTGAGGCTGCTGGGTCGTCGGATGGCTTGGCGCGTCGGCGGACGCGGCGGGTCGAACGGAGGAGGGGAGAAACGGCGGTGGCCACGGGGCTGAGAGCCGTGACCCCAGGTCTTACGAAGGCTCTTGCGAAGGCTGCGCGATCCCTCTGGGGATAGCGGGTAGCTCCACACCATCCTTGCCCGCAAGGGGCACGGAATCGTCGTATTGTCGTGGGGTGGGGCCGCAATGGATTGGGTTGATCATTTGAATTTGATGATCGTTTCACGGGCGTCCCATGTAGGGACGCCATTGGGGCCCTCGTGTCTGGCCCGCGTCAGGAATCAGCGCGCATGAATTCGACCTGGCCCTCGTCGTTCGACCAGCTCTTGAACTCGCCGTCGTTCCCAATGTGGCTCACTGTTGCCGCAGCGGGCTTCTTTGCCCTGATCGTCCTGATTACCCTGCTCCGGGCCGAGAAGTCGGTCGCCAACGGCGCTCTGACGGTGATCACCCTGCTTGCGGTCGGGATCGCGGTTGCCTCGATGATGCGCAGCCAGGACCCCTCACAGCGCGGCGGCAATGGCGATCCGGCGGCGACGGCCTCGGTCAGCTTCTCACCGCCGGCGCTCGCCTGCATCGATGACCTGGCCGGCGATCTGGTGCTGTCGAACTGCGAGAGAGGCCTGTTCGGGTCGGCTGAGATGACGGCCGCTGCGGTGAGCTATGCGGCGGGGATGCTGAGCCGGCTGTCCCAGGCGGGCGACATTGCCAGCGCCAACAAGGTGATGACCGCCGAGCTGCTGGCGCTGCGCCGGGCCGTGGAGCGCGATCGCTACGGATTGATGGCCTATGTGCTGCTCACGCGCGACCGCTGCACGCCGACCGATTGCGTGATGTTCCGCGCCGTCGGCGACCGTCAGCAACTGGTCAACAACATGGAGGGGCGGACCTATGAGGGGCTGGTGACGCGCTACGCCTCGCAGTGGAACGCACCGCCATCCGCTCAGAGCCAGCCGGCGGCCGGCACCTTCGCGGGGATGGCGCCGTCGGCGTCGGCACCGCCCGGCAAGCCGACAACAGCCGAATTTCCAAGCTCCGCCAACACCCCGCCGGTCAGCATCATGAACCCCGAGCCGACCGCCTCGACGCGCTCGGCGGCCGCTCCGAAGCCCCCGACCCAGCTCGCGCCCGCACCCGCCGCGCCGCCCACCGTCGCTGCCAGCCATGCCCAGGCTCCGGCCGCGGCCAAGAAGGCGGCGGCGCCGAAGCCGAAGCCCGCCGCGCCGGCGCAGCAGGCCACACCCGACGCCGCAGAGCCGGCCGCCAACAACGAATAGATTCCGCGGATTGAGCCGCCCATCATGCCTCTGCATCTGATCAAGCTGGCCGTCGGCTGCGAGTCGGTCAAAGAACTCAAGGAATGGATCGCCGAGCGCATGCTGACGGCGAAGAAGAAGGGCCTGCCGCAGCAACACGTCCATGTCACGCGGATGATGCCGAAACGGCTCGAGGACATCCTCGCCGGCGGCTCGCTGTACTGGGTGATTCGCGGCGAGGTCGCCGCGCGCGAGAAGATCGTCGGCATCGAGCCGTTCCGCGATGGCGATGGGATCGGGCGGTGCCGCATCATCATGCAGCCGAAGGTGATCGCGGTATCGCCGCGGCCGATGCGTCCGTTCCAGGGGTGGCGCTATCTGACGGCCGACGACGCCCCGGCCGATCTCGGCAAGTCCAGTGCCGCGAGCGTCGAGGCCATGCCTGAACCGCTGCGGCGCGAGCTGCGGGATCTCGGGTTGCTGTAGCTGCGCTTGGCGTCGCGCTCCTCTGAACTGATCCCGAGCTCTCTGTCATTCCGGGGCATTCGCGCGCAAAATGGCGGAGCCATTTTGAAGCAGCGCGAATGAGCCCGAATCCATAACCACAGGAAGATGACGGGTGGCGAGCTGCCAACCACCAGCGTGCCCTACGGGGCATCCTGGGTATGGGTTCCGGGCTCGCGCTGCGCGCGCCCCGGAACGACGCTGGGAGCGATTGCGCCGCCCCACGGAAGAGAGGCCAGAGCTCGGCGCCATCATCGGTCCGTCGGCTCACGCGGCGACGTTGTCGATCAGCCGCGTCGTTCCGATCTTGGCGGCGACGAGGATGCGCTTTGGCCCGGACTCGTTCGGGCCGAGTGGCGCCAGGGTCTCGGCGTGGCGCACCTCGAGATAATCCAATGCGAAGCCGGCCTCGGTGATCTCGGCGGCTCCTGCGCGGACTGCGGGCTTGATGTCGTCGCCGGCGCGCAGGCGTGTCGCCAGCTGCTTCAGCACACGGTGCAGCGTCGGAGCGGCGCGCCGTTCGTCCGCACTGAGATAGACATTGCGCGAGGACATCGCGAGGCCGTCGCGTTCGCGCACCGTACGGGAGCCGACGACGCGAACGCCGAGGTCGAGGTCGCGCGCCATCTGCGTGACCACGCGGAGCTGCTGATAATCCTTCTCGCCGAAGATCGCGACGTCGGGCCGGCATTGCGTGAACAGCTTGGCGACCACGGTCGCGACACCGCCGAAGAAATGCGGACGGAAGCGATCCTCCAACCCGGCGAGCGCCGCGCCTTCCGGCACGATCCGCGTCGCGAAGCCGTCCGGATACATCGCCTTCGCGTCGGGGTGCCAGATCAGATCGACGCGCTCGGCCGTCAGCTTTGCAACATCGTCCTTCCAGGTACGCGGGTAAGAGCCGAAATCTTCCGTCGGCGCGAACTGAGTCGGGTTGACGAAGATCGAGACCACCACCTTGTCGGCACGGCGCTTCGCCAGTCGAACGAGCGAGATGTGGCCTTCATGCAGCGCGCCCATGGTGGGCACGAGCGCGATGCTGGCCTTTCTCGCGCGCAAGCTGTCGAGCTCGCGGCGGAGGGCGGAGACGGTGCGGGCGATACGCGGGCTTCGTGACATTTTTGCTCGATCTCTCAGCGAAAAATCGCGGTTTCTCTGTTCGGCCTTGACGCTCTGGCGACCGCCTTTAACAAGGGCAGGGCAAAGCCGCTCAGCTGACTTGAATACGCCTGTTAGCACGCCTCCGCGTCAACTGCGGAGTTGGTAAACGCGCGCGTCAAGTAATAGCGGCGGATGCATCCCCGTGGGATTCACGATGATGATGCATTTTCCTTGACCGCAGACGACCGTGACTCGAAGATGATCGTAAGAGGTCGAAAACATGCTGGTGCAGACTAGCCAAGGACAATCGGGCTCGGCCCACGTGGTTGTGCTTGGAAACGAAAAGGGCGGGTCGGGCAAGTCGACCACCGCCCTGCACATTGCCGTGGCGCTTCTGAAGGCCGGCCAGCGCGTCGCCACCATCGACCTCGACTGCCGCCAGCAGAGCTTCACCCACTACATCAACAACCGCAGCGCCTGGGCGCGCCGCACCGGCCTGCGTCTCGAGCTGCCGACGCACTATTGCATCCAGCTCGGCCAGACCTTGCAGATCGACGAGAACGAGAACACCGAGTTCCAGCAGTTCATGGAAGCGGTGAGCGCGGTCGAGCGGACGTTCGACTTCATCGTCATCGATACGCCCGGCAACGACAGCTACCTGATGCGCCTGGCGCATTCGATGGCCGACACGCTGGTCACCCCGATCAACGACAGCTTCCTCGATTTCGACGTGCTGGGAACGGTCGATGCCGCAACCTATGCGGTGACCGGGGAGAGCCACTACGCCGAGATGGTGCGCGACGTCAGGCGCAAGCGCCGTCAGGTCGACGGGGCCATGACCGACTGGATCGTGGTCCGCAACCGCCTCTCCATGCTCGGTTCGCGCAACAAGCAGCTGGTCGCGGACGGGCTGAAGGACCTGTCGCTGCGGCTCGGCTTCCGCGCCATCGACGGCTTTGCCGAGCGCGTCGTCTATCGCGAGTTCTTTCCGCGCGGACTGACGGCCCTCGACGACATCGACGAGGCCACCTTGGGCACGCGCCCCAATCTCGGCCACGTCACGGCGCGTGAGGAAGTCACGAGCCTGCTGCGCCAGCTCAAGCTGCCGCTGGATGAGCGTGGCCGCCGTCGCGCCGCCAACCGCGCCGAGTGGTTCGCCCAGGTCGACAAGCCGCTCGACCTGCACGACATCATCAGCGCCTGAGCAGACATCGGAAGCGTCCGCCGACGTGACGCCGACGATTATAAGTCCTGATGACTAAGTCGCGATGACCATGCTCCACACTCGGTGTGCTGGTGATTGCAGCATTGTGGCGACGGCAAGGCGTTGCCTGAGACATCGTGCGCCTGAGACATCGTGCGCCTTGAACCTGCGCCGGCCCCTTCGCCAACAATCTGCTGCGACGATGGTGCTAAGCCCGGTCGGGGCGGCGCGGTCGAGATCGGCCTCATTGTTTCAAGTCAAAGGCAGAACAGGCCTTTTTCGCTAGATTACCGTCAAATTCATGACTGATTTGAACCTGACGTTCAGAGTTCAGGTCACATGGAAGGGGCGGCGCCGGCTTATGTTGCACAGCAACTAGGTGCGCCGCACAACGAACGGGCGAGGAATACACAACATTTAGTCTTCCCGTCACAGCGCCGTTACATATATTAAACAGAACCGGGTCACGAGAGTCATACAGGTTTCAAACTACCTTTGATTGTAGATCCCGAGGGACGAACATGAAGCGTGGAATAACCGTTCTTGTGTCTGTCAGCATCCTGGCGGCCGTCGGCTACTTCACTGCGAGCAAGTGGGCGATCCGGCACGAGACCATCAGGTTCCATGATGCTTCCCGCGACAACCGTCTGGTGGAAGTCGCCGTGGCGGTTCGGCGCGACAAGGAAATGCAGGCCGAAGCTGGTATGATCAAGCTGCCGGTCGCGATCCTCAATCATGGTAATACCGTCAAGTTCACCGAATATTCCTTCCTGGCCAACGTCCTCGCTGCGCGCGGCTACATGGCGGTCAGCATCCAGCATGACCTTCCGACCGATGCGCCGATGGTGACCAAGGTCGGCGAGCCCTATGTCGGCCGGCTGCCGCAGATTCAGCGCGGCGTCGCCAACATCCGCTTCGCCGTGGAGCAGATGCGCCAGCTGCAGCCGAATGCGGACTACGACCATCTGACGATGGTCGGCCATTCGATGGGTGGCGACATCTCGATGTATTTCGCCAAGCAGTACCCCGACGACGTCCGCAAGGTGGTGACGCTGGACAATCTGCGCGTTCCGTTCGTGACCGACGGCAAGTTCAAGATCCTGTCGTTCCGCTCCAAGGACCCGCATTTCAAGACCGACCCGGGCGTGATCCCGAGCGATGACGTCTGCGAAAAAGAAGGCATCACGGTCGTCAACACGGACTTCCAGCACAACGACATGCGCGACACGGGTCCGGACGATGCAAAGTCATCCATCCAGGCCATGCTCGACAAATTCCTGGCCGATAGCGACAGCGCCAGCGACATTGGCCCGGTTCAGACCAAGACCCCGCTGCTCGATCCGGGTCCGGTCGCGCCTTACGCGCCGGTCGGCAAGACGATGACGCCGGCCAAGCCGCTGACGCATTGATCCGGCGGGGCGGATTGGTCTGATCGCCGGCCTTCGCCTCGTCGCCCAAGGGGCGATTGCAGCTGTGACTTGGCGGGTGTCGCTGGGCCGCTCATTGCAGCTTGGACTTCGCCTGCCCACATCATGCGCGTCCGAGCAGGTGCGCGCCCATGGTCGACAGCCCATCCAAGCCCCGTTCAAGTCCCGTCACGTCGTCGGGCGACGATGTGCGCGACCAAAGGCTTCCCGATGCGGAGCGCTCGAGCGCCGACGCGATCGCCGCCTTCGTGGCGCAGGCCCGCGCCATGGCCCCGGCAGCTCAAGGGAGCAGGGGCCGTCTCGTCTTTGCGCTCGATGCGACCCTGAGCCGCCAGCCGACCTGGGATATGGCCTGCGCGCTGCAAGCCGACATGTTTCGCGAAGCCGCCGCGCTCGGCAGCCTCGACATCCGGCTGGTCTACTATCGGGGATTCAACGAATGCCGGGCCTCTGGCTGGATCTCCGACAGCGCTGAGCTCGCACGACTGATGGGCAAGATCGATTGCCGCGGCGGCCAGACCCAGATCGGCAAGGTTCTTGCCGAGGCGCGCCGCCACGCGACGGCGGCTGGCATTCGCGCGGTCGTCTTCGTGGGTGACGCGATGGAGGAGAAGGTCGACGAGCTCTGCGCGAAGGCGGGCGAGCTCGGGATGTTGAAGGTGCCGTTGTTCATGTTCCAGGAAGGCAACGATCCGGTGGCGGAGCAGACGTTTCGCGAGATGGCGCGACTGTCCGGAGGCGCCTGGTGCCGGTTCGATCCGGGGGCATCCGCGCAGTTGCGCGACCTGCTGCGCGCCGCGGCGGCCTACGCTGCAGGCGGTCGGGCAGCGCTGCTCCGGCTGGCCGGCTCCGAGGCGGGCGCCGCACTCCTGATCGGGCAGATGAGATGACGAGCGATCTCAGCCAACGTGAGCACCTGGCCCGATACGCCGGGTGTTGAGCCACGAGGCTCACGCGCAGTCGATCATGCTTTTTGTCCCGACACGCCCTATATTCGGGCCATGACACTGATCGCTGGCGCCGTCGCCGTCATCACCCTCTATCTGTTGCTGCAGATGTTCCGGAACGCGAATCCAGCGGCGCTGGCGCGTGCGATCAAGTTCGCCGGGGGCATCGGCTGTCTTGCGGTTGCGGCCTTCACCGGGCTCCGCGGCGAGCTGGTGGTCGCAATCCCGATCGGACTGTTCGGGGCAGGGCTGCTGGGCTGGTCGCCGGGCGGGCTGGGCAATGTCGGCAGCATCTTCGGTCTCGGCGGACAGCGATCGGCCGGTCCGAACTCGCGGGTGCGCTCGCCCTTGATCGAGATGATGCTCGACCATGACAGCGGCCAGGTCCAGGGCCGCTTCGTCGCCGGCACCCATGCCGGCCGGTCGCTCGACGAGTTCGACCTGCCGCAGCTCGCGGCGATCATGCCGAGCCTCGATGCCGAGAGCCTCGCGCTACTTGAAACTTATCTGGACCGCCGGTTTCCCGCTTGGCGTCAGCACGCGGAGCGCGATGCGGCAGGCGGGCAGCGCCGCACGGCGTCGAGCTCCAAAATGACGGAAGAGGAGGCCTATCAGATCCTTGGCCTGCAGCCTGGCGCGGGGCGCGACGAGATCGGGCGAGCTCACCGTGCGCTCATGAAGAAACTGCATCCCGACCAAGGGGGGTCGACGTACCTCGCCGCCCGGGTGAACGAGGCCAAGGATACTCTGCTTCGTACGCATCACGGCTAACTCCGGCAACGCCACCAACGCCACAAGATCGAACCCGCTTCCATCGCAGTCATGTCGACGCCTGCAGCTCCAGGCTTTGTCAGGCGCGATCGTTCGACATGGTGAAAAAGTTCTAGCGGCAAATCCTTGACGAGTGGTTTGCACCCGTGGCCGATGCGTCGTCGCGCGTGCCCACAAATGAAAAGGCCCGCGCCTGTGTCGCGCGGGCCTCATTCGGCGGGATGTCGTCGGAAGAGTTAGTTGTGCACGGTCATGCAGGAGATGTCGGCGCGCTTCAGCCTCTTGCAGACGGCCTCGGCCTGATCGCGATCCAGACCGGCGAAGCGGGCGCGGATCAGGGTCTTGTCGCCTTTCGAGACCGACTCGGTGAAGGGATCGGCCTTGCTCAACATGCCCTGCGCCTGGCTGCGTGCGGCCTCG
Protein-coding sequences here:
- a CDS encoding division plane positioning ATPase MipZ, translated to MLVQTSQGQSGSAHVVVLGNEKGGSGKSTTALHIAVALLKAGQRVATIDLDCRQQSFTHYINNRSAWARRTGLRLELPTHYCIQLGQTLQIDENENTEFQQFMEAVSAVERTFDFIVIDTPGNDSYLMRLAHSMADTLVTPINDSFLDFDVLGTVDAATYAVTGESHYAEMVRDVRRKRRQVDGAMTDWIVVRNRLSMLGSRNKQLVADGLKDLSLRLGFRAIDGFAERVVYREFFPRGLTALDDIDEATLGTRPNLGHVTAREEVTSLLRQLKLPLDERGRRRAANRAEWFAQVDKPLDLHDIISA
- the panC gene encoding pantoate--beta-alanine ligase, encoding MSRSPRIARTVSALRRELDSLRARKASIALVPTMGALHEGHISLVRLAKRRADKVVVSIFVNPTQFAPTEDFGSYPRTWKDDVAKLTAERVDLIWHPDAKAMYPDGFATRIVPEGAALAGLEDRFRPHFFGGVATVVAKLFTQCRPDVAIFGEKDYQQLRVVTQMARDLDLGVRVVGSRTVRERDGLAMSSRNVYLSADERRAAPTLHRVLKQLATRLRAGDDIKPAVRAGAAEITEAGFALDYLEVRHAETLAPLGPNESGPKRILVAAKIGTTRLIDNVAA
- a CDS encoding YidB family protein, with translation MGLFDTLRNSPALQGALGQLEAAVLPAVLSEVLGQGGQGGLGAIVAKLEQAGFGAQVKSWLGNGQNLPISAEQLQEVLGSDVVKQLAARFNVPVDQLSKILAEQLPLAVDHASPDGKLPHSA
- a CDS encoding glutathione S-transferase family protein, which gives rise to MTLKLVIGNKNYSSWSMRPWLALRGCDIAFEEIVIPLYTDDPADKARILSHSPAGKVPVLIDGAITVWDSLAIIEYLAERFPEAGLWPADAAARAQARSVSAEMHSGFQALRNECPMNLHRPLRPVELSADAKANIARVEEIWRDCRARYGAGGPFLFGRFGGADAMFAPVVTRLHTFAVPVAADTRAYMDTMMAMPAFAEWVKDGLAETWTIDRVEKV
- a CDS encoding DUF1489 family protein, giving the protein MPLHLIKLAVGCESVKELKEWIAERMLTAKKKGLPQQHVHVTRMMPKRLEDILAGGSLYWVIRGEVAAREKIVGIEPFRDGDGIGRCRIIMQPKVIAVSPRPMRPFQGWRYLTADDAPADLGKSSAASVEAMPEPLRRELRDLGLL
- a CDS encoding alpha/beta fold hydrolase produces the protein MKRGITVLVSVSILAAVGYFTASKWAIRHETIRFHDASRDNRLVEVAVAVRRDKEMQAEAGMIKLPVAILNHGNTVKFTEYSFLANVLAARGYMAVSIQHDLPTDAPMVTKVGEPYVGRLPQIQRGVANIRFAVEQMRQLQPNADYDHLTMVGHSMGGDISMYFAKQYPDDVRKVVTLDNLRVPFVTDGKFKILSFRSKDPHFKTDPGVIPSDDVCEKEGITVVNTDFQHNDMRDTGPDDAKSSIQAMLDKFLADSDSASDIGPVQTKTPLLDPGPVAPYAPVGKTMTPAKPLTH
- a CDS encoding DnaJ domain-containing protein — encoded protein: MTLIAGAVAVITLYLLLQMFRNANPAALARAIKFAGGIGCLAVAAFTGLRGELVVAIPIGLFGAGLLGWSPGGLGNVGSIFGLGGQRSAGPNSRVRSPLIEMMLDHDSGQVQGRFVAGTHAGRSLDEFDLPQLAAIMPSLDAESLALLETYLDRRFPAWRQHAERDAAGGQRRTASSSKMTEEEAYQILGLQPGAGRDEIGRAHRALMKKLHPDQGGSTYLAARVNEAKDTLLRTHHG